One Penaeus monodon isolate SGIC_2016 chromosome 42, NSTDA_Pmon_1, whole genome shotgun sequence genomic window, gtgtgtgtgtgtgtgtgtgtgtgtgtgtgtgtgtgtgtgtgtgtgtgtgtgtgtgtgtgtgtgtgtgtgtgtgtgtgtgtgtgtgtgtgtgtgtgtgtatgtgtgtgtgtgtctgtgtatttctgtatatatatatatatatatatatgcacacacacacacacacacacacacacacacacacacacacactcacacacacacacacacacacacacacacacacacacacatacacacacacacacacacacacacacacacacatatatatatatatatatatatatatatatatatatatatatatatatatatgtatatatatatatatatatatatatatacatatatatatatatatataatatatatatatatatatatatatatatgtgtgtgtgtgtgtgtgtgtgtgtgtgtgtgtgtgtgtgtgtgtgtgtgtgtgtgtgttcatattcatatgtacctacatgcaaactgggagaaaagataagagaattCTGTACACGATTATCAACCCACAAACTGTTGTTGCCATACTCGGTTCACTCACCGCTGACGTCACGGCTGACTGAGATATCGTTCCATCCCGATGGGTTATGTCCTCTGAACGTTTGTCCGAAGTTTTCCCATGACGGAAGGATGGAAGTATCCCTTAGGTTCGGCCTCCACTTGAAGGCAAAGTATTCGGAATCCGAGCCAAGGAGCACCGCCTGGAGGCGCTGAGGGTGAAGCTCGCCGGAACAGGAACCAATCCGAGCTTGATGGCAGAGGAAACCAATTTATGTTGCTATTAGCGGCGGTGAATTTGTACAGCTACGTTTATCGCGTTTATCGATaagattattgttaattattactatcattatcatcacagtgtTTGTTTATTACTCGCATTACTAACGTTATAAAGTATCTAAATATCATAATCGTaatctctctcgctatctttgTTCCTGgggtgttgttatcatcatcatcaatcaccactaTAATCGTATAGCAAAATCGGAAATGGACGCCGAGGAAATCCTACGGGATGGGCGTTAACGAAGGATGAAACGAGACCTCAAGGACCCACTCACCGCTGAAGTCAGGAGGGCAGTCCAGCGTCCACGTGGCCGTCATACTACTCAAAAGGAAGAGCGCGTCGCCACCGTCCCCACACGTCTCTTCAAAAGGCAGTGTTGGAGAGGCGACGCAGAACTTGGATTCTGCCCAGGAGGATTGGTAtgtggtggtatatattatatatatatatatatatatatatatatatatctttttatttattcataatatatatatatatatatatatatatataatattatatatatatatatatatttttgtgttatatgtacgttacacacaaacacaacacacacaacacacacacacacacacacacacacacacacacacacacacacacacgcacgcacgcacgcacgcacacacacgcacacacacacacaaccacacacacacatatatatcgtatttcTGGCGCACTAGCTTCACCTTTCTTCAAACGGATCAAAATGCGGCCGATTTGCGGATGGGACACCGAGCGCCGTAAGCTAGGGAGCCGGAAGAGTATGCTGGGAAAgttcgcaaaaagaaaaaagaagaggaagaaaaaaaagatgaaaccaaCCGAAATTATTTACAGTAAATTGTGATCTTAGTAATGAATTATTGAATAACAGTCTGTTATCAAAGACTTACGAAAAATGTCTTCGATACGCCGGCAGTGACGTGGGAAGGTTACATCATCTCACGCACCCTCTTCCCGAGCATACAGAAGCCGGATACACGCCTTAGTTTTAGAAACATTCGTTTATCATCTAAATGAAAAATGCTCCTAGGAATCCGAACGATATAGTAATTATGCAGTGAAATTAGGAATGAAATACACAAAGGAGGAGAGATAATTAAGAAAATTAGTAATAGTCATGTCACTGAGAACGCACATAGTGACTCGGTAAAGATTCTTTTCTTACAAACAGGTGTTTAAGTGAAGTAAAATGACGTGAGGTTATGGGAAGTGACATTGCAAAGACGATATCTAATGAGGCTATATACAGGGATCTAGATTCGACGTAGAGATAGACTGTTGTCTGCCCGATGGTCGCTGCGTCTGCCGGCCGCTGTCTGTCTACCGGTCGCTATCTGCCTCTGGCCTGCTGTCTGTCTGCACCTATCTGTTTGTAGTCAGGCCGTTGTCTaccatatcatatattttgtgttggtcTCGCTGTTATCATGAATAAATTgatttttgtgtattttcgtCAATTAAAATGCTCTGGTATCTCCATTATGAGCAAGTAAACTAAAGTAAAAGGTGAACCACGGGGAAGGGACAGTACTGGCAAAGGACCCAGGCCAGCCATTACCtattaacaaaattaaattaGCCACcttcacattcatacacacatacacacacacacacacacacacacacacacacacacacacacacacacacacacacacacacacacacacacacacacacacacacacacacacacacacacacacacacacacatacacacatatatcccatTTTCATATTAAAGTTTGCTTATCTGGGGGACTCTGCTTGAGTCTATGTCagtctcataataataatatacatatacatatacatatatctacatacacacacacacacatataatatatacacttatacacatatatatatacattttaaatatgtaAGGTAGAGGCAGAAAATCACATGTTCAGTAATTAATCACCCCCACCTCATCGAAACTATTCAGCACACTGACCATCATTAACACTCTATAATGTAACATgacaatatataaagatatatattaatacacaaataATGAAATATGTAGACAGTGAGCCTATAAAAAGACAAGATAGTTGATAAGCGAACCACAACCACCTcctcccgaccaccgaccagcgctcgccagctcgttccctcAGACACCCAAGGATGTTCTGTGCTCCTTCCCCTGTCTGCCAGttgctatatgtgtatatatatatatatatatatatatatatatatatatatatatatatatatatatatatttatgcacatatatttatggtGGGCATAAAAGGATAATGCAAACCGTAGCGTCCAAAATGGTGCCTTTCGCCAAGACCCACTTGTGCGTCTAGCCTCGGACGTCAACCAAGATACAGAATATGAATATGACTCAGCATAAGTTGACTTAGCAGAGCATGCACCGCCGTCACACCGTGAAAACCACcagcccctgccccccccctcgtctttttttttttcactcggcCGCAGTGCCTACGGAGCAAAAGAAAAACGCGTTTGTCCAGTTGTGTCAAAAACGTTACACGTTTCCTGTCCAGAGTCAAGCTCTGCGTCTGCCTTctcagtttcccttttttctgtggattccctctcccttcttcttccattttcctctttaagCTACCTCCGGTCCCtgctccatttccctttttacatCTCCCTTTTCTGTTGCCgtctcctccatttccttactCTTTCCCCCTTAAATTAATATACGGTCTAACTACGATGCATTGTActtgcctcaaaaaaaaaaaaaaaattacaacaacaatcatggcacaaaataacaatattaataataacaacaataatgataatagagttaGAATTGGATTCTCATAGATTCATAATATGATACCCACGTGCCTATCAGTCTGCAATATTCATGTAAACTCTCACCCATTTTACATTGAATCGATTGGGCATCACGTCCCTTGGAATGTGACGCCAGGGATAAGCTGTCAGTTACGTCCGGACGACATATATGGCTAATCTAGTGGAATCTCACATCAAAATGACGAGACTTAAACTCCACAGTCACAGGGAATATATTTTCATGCGCGATGGGCAAGTGAGTGTTACGAAAGAAAGaatcaaaataaacataaatgataagataacaatatCAAGAATGGCAAGAAAAGGCATGAAACGATAAATGCAGCAGCAATAACATGGTTAACACAAACCTTTTTCTTTGATGTTAATGGTATGGCATTTTCTTCCTTCATTAGTAAACGATTTTCGATTCTTGTCCCCAAGTGTTACATCCAGCTGGTGATTCTTTTCCAGCGAAACGGTTATATTTCTCGGCCCTGAAGCTAGCTGAATTCTCACGCCTCTTAGTCGGTGGCTTTTGCACTCTGAAAgaagtaattataatcattttcaatgGTGTTACTGACTTTATCATTGCAGTCTTTATCACCATATgaatattttgttgatttttttccctgttaaccttaatatttatgaaatatatatctaacattcACATTTCATAAGGTAATGATTATAAACACGTATTATAAGGACATTTTCATTTATCAACAAGACAAGACAACGTATCATAGGGAAACATTGTTCAATATCCGGTTCTCTGTAGCCACATTATATTAAATTCCAGAAAGAGCCACTCCTAGCCTATACCTTGAGTCGAACACACCGTCAGGAGACTCAGAACGAAACTGACCAGGAGCTTCACTGTCGGCTTCATTTTGCACGAAGACGATGAACAAACTGTACAACTGCACGCCAGAGGCCCCGCGCTCACTCTGTTTTATGTCGGATGAAGGATAAAATGCCGCGGCTTCCTTTGACGTCAAGACCGGACGTTTGGAAGATAACAGActaatgtatattgttatatttatttattaattttaggaCTGCTGCTAGTAATAGTCAGgcggtaatagtgatagtagtggtAGTTATTGCCTGAAATGGTGTTCATCCACAACTCTTAGGGGTGGAGGAAACACCGTTACGTAAAGAAGTCAAGCAGTGTCACTGGAGACcagaaataacaaaatgaagaggaaattttTCATGCACTCTGCGCCACAGGCAGGACTTCCTGTAATACAGAGATTTTTGTCACAGGTTCGAGGACACAGGCAAAACGTACACATTGTTGTACATCATAAGTCATACACGAAACATCAGTGACATATATAAAGAGCATATGCTACACACTAATATAAACCAAATGACAGATGATATTGTATAATATCACAGAAAAGGCAGTTATCACAGACTATATAACTAGTAGCAATAGAAGTACTTACAGTAATAAGAACTGTAATAATGAGAGTAGCCATtgaattaataccattattagaaACAATAGTCATAAAGTGatcatagcagtagtagtaattctCGTCATTACACAATCTTTGCTGtatctgtcatcattatttttgttgatagtataatatcattatcataataattaacattatcattatcatttctttaattatcatccttaatatAATCAACTCACTTAGTCACCGCGACCAAATCATTACGAGAACAGCCTGCGGATACAGGTGACTTGATACTGGGATCTTTAATGAAGTTGATAGTGTTATCTGACCAGCCAATTAGGCTTCCGATGCCTTGGTTTTGAGCTCAGTCAAGGCAACTCAAGCAtaaaattcagagagagagagagagagagggagagagagagagagagagagagagagagagagagagagagagagagagagagagagagagagagagagagagagagagtgagagtataaACGGTGCTTTCAGTGAGGGTTACCCTGGAATCACTGGCAAAGATAATTGTAGTGATATTTTGCAACTGGATTTTTTTCTGCGGTACCCTGCCCCTTATCTTACAAATTCACCATCACGTGCAGCCTCATCTGTTCCACGAATTCCTGGAGCTCGGAACAATATCAACGCATAATTACTTGTTGAATGACAGTTACTTGAATTAAGAGACACAAAATCTTCTTTTGCTGTTGCTTTATCCTGTTCTCACGTGGGGTCGCTGTATAATCTGGTTCTTGCAGTTATTTTTCGTTGAACGTGTGCCTTTCCTGACACCAACACTCTCTTTACCTGGGCTTGGAACTGACAATAACTTGGACAGCTTTGCCCACACAATGGCTTGATTCCCAGAAACGGAATCTATTTATCCACCGTTCTCTTGGCGATGCTGGAAAGGTGCTCACGCAGATAAGGAAGACGGA contains:
- the LOC119599085 gene encoding uncharacterized protein LOC119599085; translated protein: MKLRLKLLLSFALSLLPLCSTQECKSHRLRGVRIQLASGPRNITVSLEKNHQLDVTLGDKNRKSFTNEGRKCHTINIKEKESKFCVASPTLPFEETCGDGGDALFLLSSMTATWTLDCPPDFSARIGSCSGELHPQRLQAVLLGSDSEYFAFKWRPNLRDTSILPSWENFGQTFRGHNPSGWNDISVSRDVSGE